The DNA region GTCAAGCAAGCTAGCCATTTCCCCCATGAGTCTCCATAATAGTGGGGCCACTCAGCTTAGAGGGTCCATGTTGAAGGGGGAAGCTTATGTAATTTTGACGAGGAGAAACTTTGGGGGAGCTGAGGTAGAAAGGGGTACACAgcttccaggagaaaaaaaaaaccaagaatccTTCCTTGCTGTCAATGTTTCTACATTTGCAACAAACTCATTTACAATTAATGAAAGTCCAGCTTTTCCAGGAGAAAGTAATGCGGTCCAGgacattattttgttatttatttatttatctgtttctcCAGTCTTtcattctgtccttccttctcttttcctctcccttcccttcctcccccctcacctTACCATTTTAGAGAGAATAATCCAAGAGGAAGAAAGCTTAGAGCTGGTATGTAGTAAAACCAAGACTCAAGGACAAGGGCTTTTGGTTCCCCATCAGGCTCACACTCACCCCCATCGTGTTCTCTTGTCTCATCTGCCTTCCTAGCTGTGCTGCTTTGGCCTGACTGGTGATGCTTTGTTATCTGGGTTTTCTTTTCACCTGTTTCCCAGGCACTGAGGAACCATGCCCACCCTCTAAGTTCCCATGTGGCGGTGGCATCTGCATACCCTCTGAGTGGCTGTGCGATGGTGACAAGGACTGTTCAGATGGCAGAGATGAAACTCACTGCCGTAAGTGGACCATGCAGGCCTGGAATGGGGTGGGCTGGAGGTCACCCAGACTGGGGCAGGACTGAGCTGAACCAAACTGTATAGGTGCCTCTTTGCCCCTTCTGGCTCCGCAGCTTTCTATGCTACACATGTTTGCTAGCTTGCCCTCAGGCTAGTAAAGGATTATGTTTGTGTTGTGGAGAAAGGAGTAGAAGTTTCTATAAGGATAATGTAGACTAATTCTAGAAGACATGAGTTAACCACCTGGGGAGGGAAATCTGTTTGGGGCAGAGTAAGTGGTACCATCAGTCAGTCATATCCCTATAGATTACAGTGGTCTGAAGAGAGTCTCCAGGATTAGTCCTCATTCCACTCACTAAGGCCatcctgcctccctctcctctgccaGCCACATTCCACAAGACTTGGGGAAAGATTTCAATTTTCAATACAATTCCTTTAGCCTGTAGCCTGACTGCTATAATTTAATCCCTTCTTACCTGTGAATAGCGGCTGACTCTTGTGCCCCTGGGGAAAAGCGGTGCCCCTCTGACACGTGTTCCCCAGTCAGATGTGAGGGACCTGAATGTACTGATGTATGGATTGAGGCCAGCTGCCCCCTGCCTCCCTGCCTGGCTGAATACCGATTTTGTGATGACATCAACGACTGTCCCAACGGCACAGATGAACAGCTTATGGACTGCAAGAAGCACCGTTCGAAGATGTCCTCCCCACGGTGCACCCGGCAGGACTTCCAGTGTGCCTCAGGAGTGTGCATCCCACATGCATGGGTGTGTGATGGACACCCAGACTGTGTTAGTGGCAATGATGAACTTCATTGTGGTgagtgttcgtgtgtgtgtgtgtgtgtgtgtgtgtgtgtgtgtgtgtatgtgtgtatgtgtgtgtgcatgcgcttGTACCCTTTCAATCAGCTAGAGAACCAGAGAGAAGGAGAACTTAAGAGCCTTAGGCCTTGGGTGTCCCAGGAAGGAGAGACTTTCAGAAGCTCCTGTGGGATTCATACTTTGGCTTTGGTGACAAGATAAGGTACgatgaaggcagagactgtacAGTGGATTAGAAAAGCTTGAGTGGAATGATAATGGGAAACAGGAAATGTGGGTTGTCTTCCAATCCCAGCCAGCTTCAGTGCCATGTGCCATTAAATGGGAGAGTTACAATTTAGGGAGGGAATCTCCTGGAGTCTAGATCTGGCCAGTGCTGGCTGGAGTCCCTCAGGCTGCTGGACCCTGGTGCATCTCTAAGTTTACAGACATCCTCTGTAACATTGACTAGGGTAGGTTCCCCCACCCAGCTACTGGCCCTTTAGTCTCAGATGTAGCCAGCCATGGTCagtagtcagtaaacatttattaaacacctactacatgccaggcaccatactaaatgctgaggatacaaatgtgaaaatgtgccctcaaggaatttataatttagTGGGGGAAGCTGAAAGGATGCTGAAAAGCTTGGGGGTAAGGAACACCTGACTTGGGGGTACAGGGGGTAAGTCAGTCAGACAAGTCCTGAAGTTGTTCAGCCAAATGAGAAAGGAGATGTTCTGAGCTGACTTCCCTCTCTAAGGGGGGGTGGGTTGGAGTTCATGGCCCCCCCTCCAGTCAGAGGGACAGAGGGTAGTGATGAGGTGAAATCTCACAGCCGGATGAGGAGGGTTTCCCAATAGTGAGTTCCCTGAGGCATGGTGGAGGTCAGTGAGAGAAATCCCAAGGTGAAAGACAAAGTCCATAGGGACTGAGGCTCCCTCTCCCCTTGGGGCTGCTGACCGGAGGCTGCCTGGTTTCATTGCAGGGACAACAGAAGCTCCCGACAATCAGACTACCACCTTAACTATGTCTTCCACTCTGGGTAATGAGAGTGCTGTCCCTTCAGGAAATCAGAATGCCAGTGGGATGACTATGGCCACTGGTAAATATCCCTGAGTGTGGGCAGCATCTCCGCTCTGTCAGCTTTTCAGAATAGTGGTTCCATCAAATCTGGAACCTCCACGGACCCTTTGTGATGCCTTACCCTGTAGTAGTAGGTTTAGATTTTCTCTGCTGTGGGGAGGTTGAGGGCTGAGGTGGCCATAGCCTCTTGTGCCTCCCATAAGGAGCCTTCACTTTGAGAGGTGAGCCACCAGCTGCTGACTGGATAGTCCTTCCTCTTGCCTGGGACAGGGGCCAGCAACCCCTTGTCTCCTGCCAGGAAGCACCTGGAG from Trichosurus vulpecula isolate mTriVul1 chromosome 1, mTriVul1.pri, whole genome shotgun sequence includes:
- the CD320 gene encoding CD320 antigen isoform X1, with product MARALLRLLPLLLAGLQRTLALSLPSAPAQPRSLARRGTEEPCPPSKFPCGGGICIPSEWLCDGDKDCSDGRDETHCPADSCAPGEKRCPSDTCSPVRCEGPECTDVWIEASCPLPPCLAEYRFCDDINDCPNGTDEQLMDCKKHRSKMSSPRCTRQDFQCASGVCIPHAWVCDGHPDCVSGNDELHCGTTEAPDNQTTTLTMSSTLGNESAVPSGNQNASGMTMATGVTQTAGDQTTTPGHGSLTPSERRSAYGLVMAAAALSGVLAAACLLVCCQTWAQVRWRLLPQPNLVEVVKESLLMPERTPSSLI
- the CD320 gene encoding CD320 antigen isoform X2, with product MARALLRLLPLLLAGLQRTLALSLPSAPAQPRSLARRGTEEPCPPSKFPCGGGICIPSEWLCDGDKDCSDGRDETHCPADSCAPGEKRCPSDTCSPVRCEGPECTDVWIEASCPLPPCLAEYRFCDDINDCPNGTDEQLMDCKKHRSKMSSPRCTRQDFQCASGVCIPHAWVCDGHPDCVSGNDELHCGVTQTAGDQTTTPGHGSLTPSERRSAYGLVMAAAALSGVLAAACLLVCCQTWAQVRWRLLPQPNLVEVVKESLLMPERTPSSLI